A portion of the Channa argus isolate prfri chromosome 19, Channa argus male v1.0, whole genome shotgun sequence genome contains these proteins:
- the LOC137104838 gene encoding threonine synthase-like 1, with product MGLLNASQLALAAVRYHLSPLAVSKSWLCTKASPVGEMNILLMGPPGAGKTTVGKIVAHKLGLPLVDVDDDVLETTWKMPVSAKLAAVGGERFLEEEGQALCMFTASGCVVALTGSNPLHSAAMQHVKQTGFVIYLDMDSEDIIQRLARMKVNRIVGQEAGVSIRDILRYRKQFYEKWLDVRVLCGRGETVEKVAEKVLKAVERYQNHAAETYVSTRCHSERTSPQKTHFSDVVVEGLATDGGLYVPKNGFPKIDALEWLRLADMSYPERALVLLEKCIHPLDISALDLRRMVFKAYGSNFSSEEVAPVKHLTDNQFIQELFHGPTASFKDLALQLMPQLFAHCLPPMCNYLILVATSGDTGSAVLSGFSRLSGADKDRTGVLVFFPEKGVTEIQKLQMTSYRGGNTRAVGVRSDFDYCQRTIKMMFGESGLTGHLAVEYGTVLSTANSINWARLLPQVVYHSSAYLDLCRDGVIRFGEPTDVCIPTGNFGSALSALYAKQMGIPIRKVICASNHNRIIADFVTTGKCDLRGRPLMLSHSPAIDILKSSNLERFIYHISDGDSCLVKDLFMRLDRRQHFQVPESLLGRIQQEVLASWCSEEDCLAAIQSVHSQIGYIMDPHTAVAKVVADRLQDGSCPVVLCSTAHYGKFSPSVLQALQLQNIPEDPVEQLKKLESTASKPEMHRDLMKCLKGSGRRAHTVFEADYSVLVEEVESMTHDSFLKVM from the exons ATGGGTTTATTGAATGCAAGTCAGCTTGCACTCGCGGCTGTCAGATACCATCTAAGTCCTCTAGCAGTATCAAAGTCATGGCTTTGCACCAAAGCATCCCCAGTGGGGGAGATGAACATCCTGCTGATGGGTCCTCCTGGAGCTGGGAAGACCACCGTGGGGAAGATAGTGGCCCACAAACTTGGACTGCCTCTcgttgatgttgatgatgatgtctTGGAGACAACATGGAAGATGCCTGTGTCTGCAAAGCTGGCAGCAGTTGGTGGAGAGCGTTTCCTTGAGGAGGAAGGTCAGGCCTTGTGTATGTTCACTGCATCTGGGTGTGTGGTGGCCCTGACAGGCTCTAACCCTCTACACTCTGCGGCGATGCAGCACGTTAAACAGACAGGGTTTGTCATCTATCTGGACATGGACAGCGAGGACATCATACAGAGGCTAGCCAGGATGAAAGTGAACAGGATAGTAGGCCAAGAGGCAGGGGTGTCCATCAGAGACATTCTGCGTTATAGGAAGCAGTTCTATGAGAAATGGCTTGATGTGCGGGTGCTGTGTGGAAGAGGGGAGACAGTTGAGAAAGTAGCGGAGAAGGTGCTGAAAGCTGTGGAGAGATATCAGAACCATGCAGCAGAAACCTATGTGTCAACTAGATGTCACAGCGAGAGAACATCTCCTCAGAAAACGCACTTTAGTGATGTGGTGGTAGAAGGCCTGGCCACAGACGGAGGCCTCTACGTTCCCAAAAACGGATTCCCAAAAATTGATGCTCTTGAATGGCTGAGACTAGCTGACATGTCATACCCAGAAAGAGCATTAGTTTTACTTGAAAAGTGTATACACCCATTGGATATATCTGCTTTGGATCTCAGAAGAATGGTTTTCAAAGCTTATGGGTCAAACTTTTCTAGTGAGGAAGTTGCACCTGTAAAACACCTGACTGACAATCAGTTCATTCAGGAGCTTTTCCACGGCCCCACGGCTTCATTTAAAGACCTTGCCTTGCAGCTGATGCCACAGCTCTTTGCGCACTGCCTCCCCCCAATGTGCAACTACCTTATCCTGGTAGCCACATCTGGAGACACGGGCAGTGCAGTGCTCAGTGGCTTCAGCAGGCTTAGCGGTGCTGACAAAGACAGGACTGGAGTGCTGGTGTTCTTCCCAGAGAAAGGGGTGACTGAGATTCAGAAACTCCAGATGACGAGCTACAGGGGAGGCAATACCAGGGCAGTCGGCGTGCGGTCAGACTTTGACTACTGTCAGAGAACCATCAAGATGATGTTCGGAGAGTCTGGGTTAACGGGCCACCTTGCAGTGGAGTACGGCACAGTCCTCAGCACTGCCAACTCCATCAACTGGGCACGGTTGTTGCCTCAG GTGGTCTACCATTCTTCGGCCTATCTGGATCTGTGCAGAGATGGTGTTATCAGGTTCGGTGAGCCCACTGATGTTTGCATCCCTACTGGTAACTTTGGCAGTGCTTTGTCAGCTCTGTACGCCAAGCAAATGGGCATCCCGATAAGAAAAGTCATCTGTGCGTCCAACCACAACCGGATCATTGCAGACTTCGTCACCACAGGAAAGTGCGATCTCCGGGGACGGCCTCTGATGCTGTCCCACTCCCCGGCTATAGATATCCTGAAATCTTCCAACCTTGAGAGGTTCATCTACCACATCTCAGATGGAGACAGTTGTCTTGTTAAGGACCTGTTCATGCGCTTAGACAGACGGCAGCATTTTCAGGTCCCTGAGTCTCTTCTTGGCAGGATTCAGCAGGAAGTGCTGGCAAGCTGGTGCTCTGAAGAGGACTGCTTGGCTGCCATCCAGAGCGTTCACTCCCAGATCGGCTACATCATGGACCCACACACGGCCGTGGCTAAAGTTGTGGCCGATAGGCTGCAGGACGGTTCATGCCCTGTGGTGCTTTGCTCCACTGCTCACTACGGGAAGTTTTCCCCCTCTGTGCTTCAAGCTTTACAACTCCAAAATATTCCCGAGGATCCCGTAGAGCAGCTGAAGAAGCTTGAGTCAACTGCTTCCAAACCAGAAATGCACAGAGACCTGATGAAATGCCTGAAGGGAAGTGGTAGGAGGGCCCACACTGTTTTTGAGGCAGATTACAGTGTGCTGGTAGAAGAGGTGGAGAGCATGACACATGACTCCTTCTTGAAAGTTATGTAG